One window from the genome of Pyrus communis chromosome 16, drPyrComm1.1, whole genome shotgun sequence encodes:
- the LOC137720553 gene encoding protein BOLA2-like, translated as MGVTKEQVKSSLTSKLNPAHLEVIDTSGGCGASFAIEIVSAQFEGKRLLERHRLVNSSLEEEMKEIHALSIKKALTPEQWKQQQESQVSKPAE; from the exons atggGAGTGACAAAGGAGCAAGTGAAGTCTTCACTGACGTCAAAACTGAACCCTGCACATCTC GAAGTAATTGATACATCTGGAGG ATGTGGTGCTAGCTTTGCTATTGAGATAGTATCAGCGCAATTTGAAGGAAAGAGGTTGCTGGAGAGGCATCGGCTGGTAAATTCTTCTTTGGAAGAGGAGATGAAGGAGATTCATGCGCTCTCGATAAAGAAAGCTCTGACACCAGAGCAGTGGAAACAACAGCAGGAGTCTCAAGTATCTAAACCTGCTGAATGA